The region TGAGGTATCATACATGCTTTAAAAGATATTTCTCTTGCTTGTTCAAACTCTAATCCTCTTTGTATCTCTTTTTCAAATCTTTCTATTGCTAAAGATAAAGCGTTCATTGTATTTGCGAATATCATTCCTGCAAGTGGAATAATGTACCTTGGCTCATAAGCATATTCTAGATTTAACACTAAAATTACAATAAATAAGTTAATTACTCCTGATATTAGTATTGAAATAAGTATATGTAAATAATGTCTCAAAGATTTATCTATAGTATTTCTAATAGCTATAAAAGAAGATACTATAATCATAAAACAGATAATAAATAAACCTAAGAATATATTTTTAGATTCAAATATAAATATTAGAAGGTAACCAATTGCAAGAAGTTGTATCAACATTCTAATTGTTGATATTATAATTTCACTAGAGTCTTTTGTCCATTTTTTATAGTAG is a window of Halarcobacter sp. DNA encoding:
- a CDS encoding ABC transporter permease gives rise to the protein MQNISFVNLLITLIPLVFVWYYYKKWTKDSSEIIISTIRMLIQLLAIGYLLIFIFESKNIFLGLFIICFMIIVSSFIAIRNTIDKSLRHYLHILISILISGVINLFIVILVLNLEYAYEPRYIIPLAGMIFANTMNALSLAIERFEKEIQRGLEFEQAREISFKACMIPQINSLLAVGLVSLPGMMTGQILSGVNPLIAVRYQIMIMTMILSSAGISAIIYFILKKKFTY